The following proteins are co-located in the Cyprinus carpio isolate SPL01 chromosome B19, ASM1834038v1, whole genome shotgun sequence genome:
- the ndufs5 gene encoding NADH dehydrogenase [ubiquinone] iron-sulfur protein 5 codes for MPFVDLQSRLGINLDQWLLAQSGEQPQKRVARCHAFEKEWIECAHGIGQTRAKKECKLELEDFYECMHRRKTQQRLYEVRKQREKMIKEGTYTPPPHHAGSEEARP; via the exons ATGCCGTTTGTTGACCTCCAGTCAAGGCTGGGTATTAATCTGGACCAGTGGCTCTTGGCTCAGAGCGGGGAACAGCCACAGAAGCGGGTCGCTCGCTGCCATGCCTTTGAGAAGGAGTGGATAGAGTGCGCCCACGGCATCGGCCAGACCCGGGCCAAAAAGGAATGCAAACTAGAGCTGGAAGACTTCTACGAATGCATGCACCGCCGAAAGACT CAACAGCGCTTATATGAGGTGCGTAAGCAGAGGGAGAAGATGATTAAAGAGGGAACTTACACACCCCCTCCACACCACGCAGGCAGTGAGGAGGCCCGGCCCTGA